Proteins encoded in a region of the Corallococcus caeni genome:
- a CDS encoding sigma-54 dependent transcriptional regulator: MPPKNPTDFSTTAVRTQGTPSQAAQVMPALTLIGHAQPQRIGERLLLEGLLSGERAVALSRNAPDFSRAGGVLALPLGDPFLSRTPVRFEAGERGGVRLRVPEGGTPVWVGSEPVRGGREFPAEALVAGVPLVLAGRVALLLHQATVRGAVAPAELAALGMVGDSEGILRVREDVLRVADLQVPVLVRGETGTGKELVARALHERSPRRAGPFVSVNLGALSKDLIASELFGALRGSFTGATRDREGFFRAAHGGTLFLDEVAEAPPEVQAALLRVLETGEVYPVGGQAPVRVDVRLVTATDADLEARIRDGHFKAPLLHRLAGFEITVPPLRERREDIAPLFLHFARQELESTGEAGRLSSSDARAEPWLPASLAARLVRSAWPGNVRQLRNVARQLVIGSRGLPGLRVDARLEQSLEEGALPIPGQPLTAQAPSPAAEDTPAPSEVRAPARRKPSDVSEQEVLEALRACAWDLKATADWLGIPRSSVYVLIDKSSLLRTARDLSPEEITRCFHECEGDLDRMVQKLEVSRRALQRRVRELGLEGS, encoded by the coding sequence ATGCCGCCCAAGAACCCCACGGATTTCTCCACGACCGCCGTCCGCACGCAGGGCACGCCCTCCCAGGCCGCCCAGGTGATGCCGGCGCTGACGCTCATTGGCCACGCCCAGCCCCAGCGCATCGGGGAGCGGCTGCTGCTGGAGGGGCTGCTCTCCGGCGAGCGCGCGGTGGCGCTGTCGCGCAACGCCCCGGACTTCAGCCGCGCGGGCGGCGTGCTGGCCCTGCCCCTGGGGGACCCGTTCCTCAGCCGCACGCCGGTGCGCTTCGAGGCGGGTGAGCGCGGCGGGGTGCGGCTGCGGGTGCCAGAGGGTGGGACGCCGGTGTGGGTGGGCAGCGAGCCGGTGCGCGGCGGGCGCGAGTTCCCCGCGGAGGCGCTGGTGGCGGGCGTGCCGCTGGTGCTCGCCGGGCGCGTGGCGCTGCTGCTGCACCAGGCCACCGTGCGCGGCGCCGTCGCCCCGGCGGAGCTGGCGGCGCTGGGCATGGTGGGCGACAGCGAGGGCATCCTCCGCGTGCGCGAGGACGTGCTGCGCGTGGCCGACCTCCAGGTCCCCGTGCTGGTGCGGGGCGAGACGGGCACGGGCAAGGAGCTGGTGGCGAGGGCGCTCCATGAGCGGAGCCCGCGCCGCGCAGGGCCCTTCGTCAGCGTCAACCTGGGCGCCCTGTCCAAGGACCTCATCGCCTCGGAGCTGTTCGGCGCGCTGCGGGGCTCGTTCACCGGCGCCACGCGCGACCGGGAGGGCTTCTTCCGCGCCGCGCACGGCGGCACCCTCTTCCTGGACGAGGTGGCGGAGGCGCCCCCGGAGGTCCAGGCGGCGCTCCTGCGCGTGCTGGAGACGGGCGAGGTCTACCCCGTGGGCGGGCAGGCCCCCGTGCGCGTGGACGTGCGGCTCGTCACCGCGACGGACGCGGACCTGGAGGCGCGCATCCGCGACGGCCACTTCAAGGCCCCGCTGCTGCACAGGCTGGCGGGCTTTGAAATCACCGTGCCGCCGCTGCGGGAGCGGCGCGAGGACATCGCGCCGCTGTTCCTCCACTTCGCCCGCCAGGAGCTGGAGTCCACGGGCGAGGCGGGGCGGCTGAGCTCCTCGGACGCGCGCGCGGAGCCGTGGCTGCCGGCGTCACTGGCCGCGCGGCTGGTGCGCTCCGCGTGGCCGGGCAACGTGCGCCAGCTGCGCAACGTCGCGCGGCAGCTCGTCATCGGGAGCCGGGGACTGCCCGGGCTGCGCGTGGATGCCCGGCTGGAGCAGTCGCTGGAGGAAGGCGCGCTCCCCATCCCCGGCCAGCCCCTCACGGCCCAGGCGCCCTCCCCTGCCGCGGAGGACACGCCCGCGCCCTCGGAGGTTCGCGCGCCCGCGCGGCGCAAGCCTTCGGACGTGAGCGAGCAGGAGGTGCTGGAGGCCCTGCGCGCCTGCGCGTGGGACCTGAAGGCCACGGCGGACTGGCTGGGCATCCCGCGCTCGTCCGTGTACGTGCTCATCGACAAGAGCTCGCTCTTGCGCACCGCGCGGGACCTGAGCCCGGAGGAGATCACCCGCTGCTTCCACGAGTGCGAGGGCGACCTGGACCGCATGGTGCAGAAGCTGGAGGTCTCCCGGCGCGCGCTCCAGCGCCGCGTGCGTGAGCTGGGATTGGAAGGCAGCTAG
- a CDS encoding protein kinase domain-containing protein, with product MLPSVPGAGHQEVYEEEVLLALDEGLLSSDEAAALREEALRLHRGPLELLKERGRLTENTLDLLRQDLVKGRTDRGSAPIEEAATLSTAVPSSLPVEGVPAFPVPGWDRYEPVRFLGQGGMGQVFLAYDPLLRRNVALKFVRDGDPELARRFLSEARAQARVRHERVCEVYEVGEVRGHAFIAMRYVEGPSLGQLSHSLTLEQRVWVLCQAAEGVHAAHRVGLVHRDLKPGNILVERSEDGGFLPFVMDFGLARDWREDSTTPNAVLGTPHYMPPEQARGEGHRLDRRADVYALGATLYALLTGQPPFTGGTEKEVLAKLQSEPPPRPRLLEPDIPEDLEAVVLKCLQKERPLRYDSVRAFTDDLERFLSGEPVRARHGARYWLGKKVRKHRAALALGGTVAVVVAGALTQAKLARGEVAERERLARAFTERVERIESSARYSALSRLHDTRKDREALRASMAALEADIARAGEQAVGPGEYALGRALFALDDLDGARGRLEASWAHGYREPRVAWALAQVLGHLYREQLLLDVERRAPAQREARLKELNGRYRDPALAYLRQAEGPDVPAPPTFVKALFAFYEDRPEDALALLDAPGTQSPWFYEAPLLRGDILLARAMRRWNGGDRAGSQADLALSREAYAAAVATAESQPVVHSVLGRLELAALVMELYGEGNVLPHYERGLEALSHALAAAPDHARSLVLVARFHRRLAEQRTNQGGEGVEALLEKSLAALRTAEAVATPSDRIPLERALTHRQWARYQQLHGEDPRGQLRLAVASFEQLRAEDRDYAFHANLGLAWQGQADAEGARGGDPVPLLDKAIAAYQAALQLSEQQPYSWINLGVAYRKRADVPNAPDAAGDLRRANSALTRALSLNPDNFGACFNGAEVAEQLARARYLKGEDVSVDLERALTLYRQGLALNAKQPALHNALGSAVFWQAELRAEEGGDTKALLDEAKASFEKARALAPTQGFAFNNLGEWEVFRAELQLEKGEDPSAALRAAVDDYSEALKRLPDDADLLANLGKAWVRKATWTLSRAHDPAADLVKAETALNRARELNPKLGNAWRYLAEAAGLRARWLARGQGAADGDFTRAAQAFEDAMRLDPRLEYRLAAADLHGAWAAWRTREGQDAAAGVKRGLALADAVVAARPRWIRAREVREGLLSLRAGPRAPSAERAADAPGP from the coding sequence ATGCTCCCGTCCGTGCCCGGGGCAGGTCATCAAGAGGTGTACGAGGAGGAGGTCCTGCTCGCGCTGGACGAGGGGCTGCTGTCCTCCGACGAGGCGGCCGCCCTGCGCGAGGAGGCCCTCCGCCTGCACCGCGGGCCCCTGGAACTGCTGAAGGAACGGGGCCGGCTGACGGAGAACACCCTGGACCTCTTGCGGCAGGACCTGGTCAAAGGTCGCACGGACCGGGGGAGCGCCCCCATCGAGGAAGCCGCCACGCTGTCGACGGCGGTCCCCTCCTCGCTGCCCGTCGAAGGCGTGCCCGCCTTCCCGGTGCCCGGCTGGGACCGCTACGAGCCCGTGCGCTTCCTGGGGCAGGGCGGCATGGGGCAGGTGTTCCTGGCCTATGACCCGCTCCTGCGCCGCAACGTGGCCCTCAAGTTCGTGCGCGACGGGGATCCGGAGCTGGCCCGCCGCTTCCTCTCCGAGGCCCGCGCCCAGGCCCGCGTGCGCCACGAGCGCGTGTGCGAGGTCTACGAGGTGGGCGAGGTGCGCGGGCACGCCTTCATCGCCATGCGCTACGTGGAGGGCCCGTCGCTGGGGCAGTTGTCCCACTCGCTCACGCTGGAGCAGCGCGTCTGGGTGCTGTGCCAGGCCGCGGAGGGCGTGCACGCCGCGCACCGCGTGGGGCTGGTCCACCGCGACCTGAAGCCCGGCAACATCCTGGTGGAGCGCTCGGAGGACGGAGGCTTCCTCCCGTTCGTGATGGACTTCGGGCTCGCGCGCGACTGGCGCGAGGACAGCACCACCCCGAACGCGGTGCTGGGCACGCCGCACTACATGCCGCCCGAGCAGGCCCGGGGCGAGGGCCACCGCCTGGACCGCCGCGCGGACGTCTACGCGCTGGGCGCGACGTTGTATGCGCTGCTCACCGGGCAGCCCCCCTTCACCGGCGGCACGGAGAAGGAGGTGCTCGCGAAGCTCCAGTCGGAGCCGCCTCCGCGTCCGCGCCTGCTGGAGCCGGACATCCCGGAGGACCTGGAGGCCGTCGTCCTCAAGTGCCTCCAGAAGGAGCGGCCGCTCCGCTACGACTCCGTCCGCGCGTTCACCGACGACCTGGAGCGCTTCCTGTCGGGCGAGCCGGTGCGGGCCCGGCATGGCGCGCGCTACTGGCTGGGCAAGAAGGTCCGCAAGCACCGCGCGGCGCTGGCGCTGGGCGGCACGGTGGCGGTGGTGGTGGCCGGCGCGCTCACGCAGGCGAAGCTCGCGCGCGGCGAGGTGGCCGAGCGCGAGCGGCTGGCCCGCGCCTTCACCGAACGCGTGGAGCGCATCGAGTCCTCGGCGCGCTACTCCGCCCTGTCGCGCCTGCACGACACGCGCAAGGACCGCGAGGCGCTGCGCGCGAGCATGGCCGCGCTGGAGGCGGACATCGCCCGCGCGGGCGAGCAGGCGGTGGGCCCCGGGGAGTACGCGCTGGGCCGCGCCCTGTTCGCGCTGGACGACCTGGACGGCGCGCGCGGCAGGCTGGAGGCTTCGTGGGCGCACGGCTACCGCGAGCCCCGCGTGGCGTGGGCGCTGGCGCAGGTGCTGGGACACCTCTACCGCGAGCAGCTCCTGCTGGACGTGGAGCGCCGTGCCCCCGCGCAGCGCGAGGCCCGCCTCAAGGAGCTGAACGGGCGCTACCGCGACCCGGCGCTCGCGTACCTGCGCCAGGCGGAGGGGCCGGACGTCCCCGCGCCGCCGACGTTCGTGAAGGCCCTGTTCGCCTTCTACGAGGACCGGCCGGAGGACGCGCTGGCGCTCCTGGACGCGCCGGGCACGCAGTCGCCGTGGTTCTACGAGGCGCCGCTGTTGCGCGGGGACATCCTGCTCGCGCGCGCCATGCGCCGCTGGAACGGCGGGGACCGCGCGGGTTCGCAGGCGGACCTGGCGCTGAGCCGTGAGGCCTACGCCGCCGCGGTCGCCACGGCGGAGAGCCAGCCTGTCGTGCACTCGGTGCTGGGGCGGCTGGAATTGGCCGCGCTGGTGATGGAGCTGTACGGCGAGGGCAACGTGCTGCCGCACTACGAGCGGGGCCTGGAGGCGCTGTCGCACGCGCTCGCCGCCGCGCCGGACCACGCCCGCTCGCTGGTGCTGGTGGCGCGCTTCCACCGCCGGCTCGCGGAGCAGCGCACGAACCAGGGCGGCGAGGGCGTGGAGGCGCTGCTGGAGAAGTCCCTGGCCGCGCTGCGCACCGCGGAGGCCGTGGCCACGCCCAGCGACCGCATCCCGCTGGAGCGGGCCCTCACCCACCGGCAGTGGGCGCGCTACCAGCAACTGCACGGGGAGGATCCGCGCGGACAGCTGAGGCTCGCGGTCGCCTCCTTCGAACAGCTGCGCGCCGAGGACCGCGACTACGCGTTCCACGCCAACCTGGGCCTCGCGTGGCAGGGGCAGGCGGACGCGGAAGGAGCGCGCGGGGGAGACCCGGTCCCGCTCCTGGACAAGGCCATCGCCGCGTACCAGGCGGCGCTCCAGCTGAGCGAGCAGCAGCCGTACTCGTGGATCAACCTGGGCGTCGCGTACCGCAAGCGCGCGGACGTCCCGAACGCGCCGGACGCGGCGGGCGACCTGCGCCGCGCGAACAGCGCGCTGACGCGGGCCCTGTCGTTGAACCCGGACAACTTCGGCGCGTGCTTCAACGGCGCGGAGGTGGCGGAGCAGCTCGCGCGGGCCCGCTACCTGAAGGGCGAGGACGTCAGCGTGGACCTGGAGCGGGCCCTGACGCTGTACCGGCAGGGGCTGGCGCTCAACGCGAAGCAGCCCGCGCTCCACAACGCGCTGGGCTCCGCGGTGTTCTGGCAGGCGGAGCTGCGGGCGGAGGAGGGCGGCGACACGAAGGCCCTGCTCGACGAGGCGAAGGCGTCCTTCGAGAAGGCCCGGGCCCTGGCGCCCACGCAGGGCTTCGCCTTCAACAACCTGGGCGAGTGGGAGGTCTTCCGCGCCGAGCTCCAACTGGAGAAGGGCGAGGACCCCAGCGCCGCGCTGCGGGCCGCGGTGGACGACTACTCGGAGGCGCTGAAGCGGCTGCCGGACGACGCGGACCTCCTGGCGAACCTGGGCAAGGCCTGGGTGCGCAAGGCGACGTGGACGCTTTCGCGGGCGCACGACCCGGCGGCGGACCTCGTGAAGGCGGAGACGGCGCTCAACCGGGCGCGTGAGCTCAACCCGAAGCTGGGCAATGCGTGGCGCTACCTGGCGGAGGCCGCGGGCCTCCGGGCGCGCTGGCTGGCGCGGGGCCAAGGCGCGGCGGACGGCGACTTCACGCGCGCGGCGCAGGCCTTCGAGGACGCGATGAGGCTCGACCCCAGGCTGGAGTACCGGCTGGCGGCGGCGGACCTCCACGGCGCCTGGGCGGCGTGGCGCACCCGTGAAGGGCAGGACGCGGCGGCGGGCGTGAAGCGCGGGCTGGCGCTGGCCGACGCGGTGGTGGCGGCCCGTCCCCGGTGGATCCGGGCGCGCGAGGTGAGGGAAGGGTTGCTGTCGCTTCGCGCCGGACCGCGCGCCCCGTCAGCGGAGCGCGCGGCCGACGCACCCGGGCCCTGA